The nucleotide window CGGTAAGGCTGATGCAAGGAAGCACTACAATAGCATCCTGGACACACACCAATATAGGAAACACATTCACGCTTGCATCCCAGACGCTAAGTGTAGGTGAGACTGATTCCATAACAAATTATTCCGATCTTAGATTGAGATTTACTGGAACATACTCAAGCGGACTTGCTGCAAGGACAGTGCAAATTTCTTGGGCGGAATTTGAGGTTCCAGCGGCAAGCGGGATTTATGATTGCTCATTGGTATCAGTTACTGCCGGCAAGTGGACCATAGATAGAATAATGAGTGATCTGATGGATCCTCGCATCCTAAACTCAAATGAGGACAGTCGAGTCTGCATTAGACTATCCAATAATGTGCATTCTGGGAGCAATGTCTTGGTAAGTGTGGCAACAGATCTTGGCAAAACAGAATCTGATTCAATCAACACATGACCCAAGAAAACATAAAACATTGTACCCCCAAAATATGATGTTTGAAGAGTCTTGTTTTGTTATTGCTGGCAATCATGGTATCGACTACATCAGCATTTGCTTTTGCAGAAGATATTAGTCACTTTCCATACAATGGGATTTGCGCTCCGGGATTCGTACCATTAGATGAGATATGCGTTTTAAATGACAGGTGTGGCCCTGGTGCATATCCAGGAAAGGTCTGTACGATGGATGGTAAGACATTTCCATATCTTAGCCCTCGCCAACAAGGAAATGCCGGAATATCTGCGGAAAATGTAATCTGCGCAGAAGGCCTAGAACTTGTTTTCAAGGCAAGCAATGGAGCCCCTGCCTGTGTCAAGCCAGAATCCATCACAAAGATAGAGGACCGTGGCGGATGGCAAAAATCAAGGCCAGACCTTGCGTGCACTCTTGAATACGCACCAGTTTGCGGCGTCAATAACATCACATATGGAAATGCCTGCATGCTAAGTGCGGATCACATTGCACTAAAAAACAAGGGAGAATGTACTGCAAATCCAGAAGAGCGAGGCGGTGTATTTCCAAACACATTTGATTATACCATAAATGCGCCAGAGATAGATTCGGATAAAGGATATTTTGTTGAGGAAATAGCAGATGGGCTATACTGGCTTGTGGGAAGCGGCTACCAAACAATGTTTCTTACTACTGGGGAGGGAGTGATTGCAATTGATGCGCCACAACCAATCAGCCAAAAATACATCGATGCAATAAGCGAGGTTACAGATGAGCCAATAACTCACATGATCTATTCTCATTACCACCAAGACCATACTGGTGCTGCAGGCCAGATATTTCCACAAGACATTACATACATTTCACACCAAGAAACAGCTGATTCCATAGTGCAGGAAAACGATACTGAGAGGCCGATCCCAAGTGTAACATTTGAGGACAACTATACTCTGACGATTGGTAGCCAGACATTAGAGCTGTACCACATTGGTAATTTTCACTCCAGTGGAGATATTGTGATTTATTCCCCATTCCACAAAGTTGCCATGGTAGTTGATCTGATACGCCCAGGAATTACTCCATATCGGGCATTTGCAGTAACACCAGACATCGAACAATACATCAATGCCCATTATACATTGGTGGAGGATTTTGACTTTGATGTCATGGTTTCAGGCCATACCGGAATTTTGGCAACAAAAGAGCATATCAAGACAAACAAGCAATTCACACTAGATGTCATGGAAAACGCCGAAAATGCACTTCAGGTTCAGAACTCGGATCCAGTACAGACATGTGTAGATGACACCATTAAACAGTGGAGTGGAAGGCTGGAAAAACTAGATGAATTCATGGTAGAGCACTGTACTGCGATGATCAACTATCTATCCGAATAACTTTTCAGCATATCAAATAGTTTGATAGTATTGTAAACTTGGAAAATGTTGTGTGATGTTATGGGTGAGTTTTTTCTTGAGAAAGTTTATTTTCTGATTTTTTTGATTTCCTGAGACACTAGCGGCAAAAACGCCCCAACATCAGTTACTATACCTAGTGCCTGCCAGGTACCCCTATCCATGAGCTTGGTTACAGTTGGCTGTGAGATATCCACCACTATTACCTTAACGTGTGCTGGCAACATGTTACCAGTAGCTATGGAATGCAACATTGTAGATACCATGATTACCATCTTTGCCTCCTTGAGGACTTTTTTGTATTCTTTTTGGGCAACTGCAGTATCTGTGATCACATCCGGCAATGGCCCATCATCCCTAATAGAGCCTGCCAGAATGTATGGAATCTTTTTTTTGACACATTCATACAGGATGCCGCGTCTCAGCTCGCCCTTTTTTACCATGTTAGAGATAGAGCCTGCTCGAAATACTGCATTTATTGTATCCATGTGGTTTCGGTGTCCCTTGACAGCAAGTGAGCCGTCATGGACATTCATGCCAAGAGATGTACCTAATGTGGCATATTCTATATCATGGACTGCCAAGGCATTTCCTGCCAATATCCCATCAATGTAGCCCAGTCTGATCAGTTCTGCAACAGAATCAGCTGCACCAGTGTGAACGATGGCAGGACCACCAACCAAGAGTATCTTTCCGCCAGATTTTTTTGTCCTGAAAATATCCTCGGCTACTTTTTTTGCAATGTGCTGTGTTGGTCGCTCAGAGGAGCTGCTACTACCCATAAATGCAAACACGTTAGAGCCCTCCCTTGGTCGCTCTGGCGGTGTTATTTTTACGCCAGACTCACCCACTACTACAAGGTCACCCTTTTTGATGTCACGAATTGGTGTGCAGCTTGCTTTGCCGTTTTTGACTACAATGCACTTGTCCATCATCATGTTATCTACTAGTACCCACTTGTCAGACAGTAAGATTTCCGTGGTATTGTTTGTAGTAGAATAGAAATCATCTGGCATTACCATGTCTTTTGGTGCCGCCTTTAGGGATACATTTTTGCCAATTGTCGCAGTTGCACCCTCCCTGTATACCTGCTCTAGAATTTTATCCAGATGGTCTTGGGTTTTTCCCTGGATTTGCAGCTTGGCATAGCTTGGCTCTTTTTTCTTTTTTCCCACATTCATTTGTAGGACCTCAAACTCGCCGCCAAGGTCCATTATAACATCAAATATCTTGGTTAGTATCATGGAGTCAATTAGGTGTCCTCGCACCTCCACCTCGGATGAAAACTTGGTCATTTGACTATGATACTCTGGGTGTCGAATTTAAAATATGTCTCATATACAATATTTGACAAGCACAAAACAATCTACTATACTGGCAGGATAACTTTGCCTTCAAATTTCGGTATGTTGTCCTTTTGGAACTGCTCTACGATTTGGTCGCACTGGTCCTTTTGTATTCCCTGGACTAGTGCTTTTGTGAAACCATTCTTATCACAAATAGAGATAATGTACCCGCTGGTGTCAGTGAGAACAAATCCGCTGGACTCATCCACCACCGCATACAGGTTTTCCTCACCAACCGGTTCCCATATGTCGGATTTTGTGTCGCGCAGAGCAAGTGCTGGCATTGCTCTATTGTTTGTAAGCTTGTTGAGATATTCGCGGGATGTTGCAACTCGTTTTTTTCCCAGAGTCAGTGCTTGAAAGTATTGCAAGTATCTTGGATTAGTGCAATAATTATTAAAACGTAAGGCAGTCGATAGTGTAATGCCACTGACAAACCAAGTCATCATACTCTTAAATGAAATAACTACCCAAGTACAAAACAAAAAAGCCCTCACCCCACAAGATGAATCACTAATCAAAGAGATATTTAACAAGATGTTAAGCTGCGGTCAATATTACAATGTAGAAGAGATTGAATCTTGGTTTGAAAACGAGGGAACTTGGACTCACAGACCAACCATAATCCGAATAACCAACATGTCTCATTATGTCCAGTCTAGATTTGATCAGGCACCAAAAAAGCTCAACGTAATAAAAGAGCCAGACGATTGTGGCTGCCACTAGGATTCCAGTTTTTCCAGTAATTTAGCTACGGTCTTGCTGTTATCTGCTCTTTGGGATAAGATTTCATCCACTCGTTTTTGGACTATAACGGTTTTCTCAGATGTAATCAGCTGAAAGTATTCCTCATCCAATGTGTTGTTTGCCTGCAGTCTCTTTATTATCTCAAATAATATTCCAATGAGTTCGTTTTGGGCTCGAATAAGGTCATCCTTTTCTGAAATCGACATGCTCCAGATCACATCTACGAGTTTAAGAGTATTTTCTGCAGCAATTTTTTGATTTTCGGATCTGTTATCTGTTTTTTTGCAGAGTCAAAGAATGGTTTTAGTTTTTGCTTGGAATAACCAAATTTTTTGTAGATGTTTGCCTGCAGCGCCATTTCCAGTTTGTCTACTTGATGGAGCAGTTTTGCTTCCGGGGTTTGATTTTTTTGGTATTCCATCCAAATTGCATGATATTGATTTTTGGTTTTTGGTTCTAATGTTGAGAGAATTTTTTTCATTGCTAGGTTTTCTAGTTTTGTCTTTTTTGATTTTGGTCCATCTTCTGGGGTAAGATCACCCGTAATGGATTCGGCCAAATCATGCAGTATTGCCATTTTGAGCACTTTTGCTGAGTCCAGTCGCTTTGAATCAGACAGAATCATCGCTATTGCCGCAACACCATATGCATGGTCCGCAACCGATTCAGGTCTTTTGATTCCAATCTTTTTTTGCCAGCCTGACCTCGGGATAGTCTTTAGATGTAAAATAAAATCAAAAATAGTGCTAGTATTTTCTTGTATCGCCTTCAAGTAGGCCTGATCCATGATGAACCCGGTCTATATGCCTTGAGAGCTCGTCTTTTGTGTCAAATTCGGATTGGCAATATGGGCATGAAACTTTGCTCATTACCCCACACCAATCAATGCATCTATTAAATTAATTGTGATAATCAAAGGATAATAATTCCAGTCACATCACCACACCATTGAAGATATACACCAAAACAGGTGATGATGGCACCACTGGATTGCAAGGCGGAAAAAGAGTATCAAAATCAGACCTTAGAATCCAGGCATATGGTCTAGTAGATGAGATAAATTCTGTTTTGGGGATTGTACTGACTCACGAACTAGATGTAGACCTCAAGAATTTACTGACATTAATCCAAAACGAGCTGTTCGTTGCAGGCTCGGATCTGTCAAATCCAGACCTTGCAAGTACGAAAAATAGGATAGTAAATCCCATGATTCTAAATCTGGAAAACCACATCGATAAGTTTGAAGGTGAGTTGGCTCCACTTGCAAACTTCATACTTCCTGGCGGCCACAAAATAGCATCGTTTCTACACTTGGCGCGCACAACGACTCGACGAGCAGAAACGATATTGGTGGAGTTATCAAAATCCGAGCAGATAAATCCTGAATGCCAAAAATACCTAAATCGTTTATCTGATCTTTTATTTGTCATGGCACGTCTGGTAAACAAGCGAACCAACACACCAGATGTAATATGGAAGCCATGAGAAATTTCTCACGCACCAAAAGACACTTTAATTCCTAAATTTTGACGGAAACTGACGCCAAGGTAGCTCAGCCTGGGAGAGCACTCCGCTGAAGACGGAGCCGTCGTGGATTCAAGTCCCACCCTTGGCACATATTTTTTTTCTTATCTGCGATCATAATGTATGCAAAATGTTTTATCATCATTTTATTATGGTAGAACATGGGAAGACGAACTACGATAATTCTAAACGATAAACTATTCACAAAATTGCTTAAAATTCAATCAGAGAAAATACTAGAGCTGAATACGTCAATAAGCCTATCATCCATCATTAACAGACTGATTGAGGAAAAAATACTAGATCATGATGTGAAAAAACCAAATAAAAAAATTCCAGAGACAAGCGATGTCATTCTAGAGAAAATAGATGAGATGCAAAATTATGACCATCTGGCATTTACTATTCACAACAATAACGATTTTGGTAATCACCTATCAGAATTCATCATGCAGGGATTGAAGATGAATCTTCTAAATGTCATGATCGTATCAGAAAGAGAGGCAAAAAAATACGTCGAGTTACTAAAGCAAAATGGAATCAATGCGCTTGATCTCATAAGATCACAGGACATAATCATACTATCACACGAAGAGATTTTTGGGAAGGTAAAATTCGGCACAATTGAGCCAATACTCAAACGCGTAGGCAAATTAACAAGCATAGTCAAAGCAAAGAAAAAATCAGGTATGAACGTCATAGGTACAATAGCTGGTACTTTGGCGGGCACCGGGCAACATGAGCAATGCCTGAAA belongs to Candidatus Nitrosotenuis cloacae and includes:
- a CDS encoding MBL fold metallo-hydrolase; the encoded protein is MKSLVLLLLAIMVSTTSAFAFAEDISHFPYNGICAPGFVPLDEICVLNDRCGPGAYPGKVCTMDGKTFPYLSPRQQGNAGISAENVICAEGLELVFKASNGAPACVKPESITKIEDRGGWQKSRPDLACTLEYAPVCGVNNITYGNACMLSADHIALKNKGECTANPEERGGVFPNTFDYTINAPEIDSDKGYFVEEIADGLYWLVGSGYQTMFLTTGEGVIAIDAPQPISQKYIDAISEVTDEPITHMIYSHYHQDHTGAAGQIFPQDITYISHQETADSIVQENDTERPIPSVTFEDNYTLTIGSQTLELYHIGNFHSSGDIVIYSPFHKVAMVVDLIRPGITPYRAFAVTPDIEQYINAHYTLVEDFDFDVMVSGHTGILATKEHIKTNKQFTLDVMENAENALQVQNSDPVQTCVDDTIKQWSGRLEKLDEFMVEHCTAMINYLSE
- a CDS encoding TIGR00300 family protein, yielding MTKFSSEVEVRGHLIDSMILTKIFDVIMDLGGEFEVLQMNVGKKKKEPSYAKLQIQGKTQDHLDKILEQVYREGATATIGKNVSLKAAPKDMVMPDDFYSTTNNTTEILLSDKWVLVDNMMMDKCIVVKNGKASCTPIRDIKKGDLVVVGESGVKITPPERPREGSNVFAFMGSSSSSERPTQHIAKKVAEDIFRTKKSGGKILLVGGPAIVHTGAADSVAELIRLGYIDGILAGNALAVHDIEYATLGTSLGMNVHDGSLAVKGHRNHMDTINAVFRAGSISNMVKKGELRRGILYECVKKKIPYILAGSIRDDGPLPDVITDTAVAQKEYKKVLKEAKMVIMVSTMLHSIATGNMLPAHVKVIVVDISQPTVTKLMDRGTWQALGIVTDVGAFLPLVSQEIKKIRK
- a CDS encoding HD domain-containing protein — protein: MKAIQENTSTIFDFILHLKTIPRSGWQKKIGIKRPESVADHAYGVAAIAMILSDSKRLDSAKVLKMAILHDLAESITGDLTPEDGPKSKKTKLENLAMKKILSTLEPKTKNQYHAIWMEYQKNQTPEAKLLHQVDKLEMALQANIYKKFGYSKQKLKPFFDSAKKQITDPKIKKLLQKILLNS
- a CDS encoding cob(I)yrinic acid a,c-diamide adenosyltransferase; this encodes MKIYTKTGDDGTTGLQGGKRVSKSDLRIQAYGLVDEINSVLGIVLTHELDVDLKNLLTLIQNELFVAGSDLSNPDLASTKNRIVNPMILNLENHIDKFEGELAPLANFILPGGHKIASFLHLARTTTRRAETILVELSKSEQINPECQKYLNRLSDLLFVMARLVNKRTNTPDVIWKP
- a CDS encoding MEDS domain-containing protein — its product is MGRRTTIILNDKLFTKLLKIQSEKILELNTSISLSSIINRLIEEKILDHDVKKPNKKIPETSDVILEKIDEMQNYDHLAFTIHNNNDFGNHLSEFIMQGLKMNLLNVMIVSEREAKKYVELLKQNGINALDLIRSQDIIILSHEEIFGKVKFGTIEPILKRVGKLTSIVKAKKKSGMNVIGTIAGTLAGTGQHEQCLKLEKVWHESIPKFEVPIRVVCPYHTPISSEIVDSLVLNHTDDFVR